A window of the Echeneis naucrates chromosome 3, fEcheNa1.1, whole genome shotgun sequence genome harbors these coding sequences:
- the prrg4 gene encoding transmembrane gamma-carboxyglutamic acid protein 4, translated as KFVKLSLERFLIRLISVSSGTRPRRPDGFTSLVSNSSQHYALLFIIGPPFSMLLPLFILLQLVSYGDPACTRSSPPDQDQEVFVDDEDANRFLGRHLLFNRFDFEIFVPGNLERECYEEVCNYEEAREVFENIAATNAFWKKYTADKDKRPTRIDITSLLVGLITAGVTIVIFGLLIWYFCQGKCKDNFSRTSSIRVRPRRSNASLIMRRLEEVSLHPVVPPVPPPVMDDTDPPGLPSYEQAIARSGQHDAPPPPYPGSQRGSIRR; from the exons AAGTTTGTTAAATTGTCGCTTGAACGTTTCCTGATTCGTCTTATCAGCGTCAGTTCTGGGACACGTCCTCGCCGCCCGGACGGTTTCACTTCGTTGGTGTCCAACTCATCCCAACATTATGCGCTGCTTTTCATCATAG GTCCTCCCTTCAGCATGTTGCTTCCTCTGTTCATCCTCCTTCAGCTGGTGTCGTACGGAGATCCGGCCTGCACCAGGAGCTCACCCCCTGATCAGGACCAAGAAG TGTTTGTAGATGATGAGGATGCAAATAGGTTCCTGGGTCGTCATTTGTTGTTCAACCGGTTTGACTTCGAGATCTTCGTTCCTGGAAATCTGGAGCGGGAGTGTTATGAAGAAGTGTGCAATTATGAGGAGGCTAGAGAGGTCTTTGAAAACATTGCTGCTACA AACGCTTTTTGGAAGAAATACACTGCAG ATAAGGACAAGCGGCCCACGCGGATAGACATCACATCTCTTTTGGTGGGACTGATCACTGCAGGAGTGACAATTGTTATCTTTGGCCTCTTGATTTGGTATTTTTGTCAAGGAAAATGTAAAGATAACTTCAGCCGTACAAG TTCAATTCGAGTCCGACCAAGGAGAAGTAATGCTTCTCTAATAATGAGACGGTTAGAGGAGGTGTCCCTACACCCAGTGGTCCCACCTGTACCCCCACCAGTTATGGATGATACTGACCCCCCAGGACTGCCCTCCTATGAGCAAGCAATCGCCAGAAGCGGACAGCATGACGCGCCACCTCCGCCCTATCCTGG